The Micromonospora sp. Llam0 genome includes a window with the following:
- the prfA gene encoding peptide chain release factor 1: MSSERLAGLLDEYAELEKQLADPAIHADQATARRVGRRFAELAPLHKAAGELAQARADLAAARELAGEDPAFTVEAEAIAASLPDLEARLAELLIPRDPHDAKDVIVEIKAGEGGEESALFAGDLLRMYLRYAERRGWQVEVLDSQDSDLGGVKDVSLAVKSRGMPEGGNGVWSRLKWEGGVHRVQRVPVTESQGRIHTSAAGVLVLPEAEDVEVNIDPNELRIDVFRSSGPGGQSVNTTDSAVRITHLPTGIVVSCQNEKSQLQNREQAMRILRARLLAAAQEQADAAASDARRSQVRTVDRSERVRTYNYPQNRITDHRIGYTAYNLDLAIGGELDGVLDALAEADRAARLAGDTELTRR, encoded by the coding sequence ATGAGCAGCGAGCGCTTGGCCGGGCTCCTCGACGAGTACGCCGAGCTGGAGAAGCAGCTGGCCGATCCGGCGATCCACGCCGATCAGGCCACCGCCCGCCGGGTCGGCCGCCGGTTCGCCGAGCTGGCCCCGCTGCACAAGGCCGCCGGCGAGCTCGCCCAGGCCCGGGCCGACCTGGCTGCCGCCCGTGAGTTGGCCGGCGAGGATCCGGCGTTCACCGTCGAGGCGGAGGCGATCGCCGCCAGCCTGCCCGACCTGGAGGCCCGCCTCGCGGAACTGCTCATCCCCCGGGACCCGCACGACGCCAAGGACGTCATCGTCGAGATCAAGGCGGGTGAGGGCGGCGAGGAGTCGGCGCTGTTCGCCGGCGACCTGCTGCGGATGTACCTGCGGTACGCCGAACGGCGCGGCTGGCAGGTGGAGGTGCTCGACTCGCAGGATTCCGACCTCGGCGGCGTCAAGGACGTGTCGCTCGCAGTCAAGTCGCGAGGGATGCCCGAGGGCGGCAACGGCGTCTGGTCCCGGCTCAAGTGGGAGGGCGGCGTGCACCGGGTGCAGCGGGTGCCGGTCACCGAGTCACAGGGCCGGATCCACACCAGTGCCGCCGGGGTGCTGGTGCTGCCGGAAGCCGAGGACGTCGAGGTCAACATCGACCCGAACGAGCTGCGTATCGACGTCTTCCGCTCCTCCGGCCCCGGTGGGCAGTCGGTCAACACCACCGACTCGGCGGTACGGATCACCCACCTGCCGACCGGCATCGTCGTCTCCTGCCAGAACGAGAAGAGCCAGCTGCAGAACCGGGAGCAGGCGATGCGGATCCTGCGGGCCCGGTTGCTCGCCGCCGCCCAGGAACAGGCCGACGCGGCGGCCTCCGACGCCCGCCGTTCCCAGGTGCGCACGGTCGACCGGTCCGAGCGGGTCCGCACCTACAACTACCCGCAGAACCGGATCACCGACCACCGGATCGGCTACACGGCGTACAATCTGGACCTGGCGATCGGCGGGGAGCTCGACGGCGTCCTCGACGCGCTCGCCGAGGCGGACCGGGCCGCCCGGCTCGCCGGTGACACTGAGCTGACCCGCCGGTGA
- the rpmE gene encoding 50S ribosomal protein L31 has translation MKKDIHPEYVTTEVTCSCGASFTTRSTAPGGKIHAETCSACHPFYTGKQRVLDTAGRVAKFQQKYAKAKANKAK, from the coding sequence GTGAAGAAGGACATCCACCCGGAGTACGTGACCACCGAGGTCACCTGCTCCTGCGGCGCATCGTTCACCACCCGCAGCACCGCACCCGGCGGCAAGATCCACGCTGAGACCTGCAGCGCCTGCCACCCGTTCTACACCGGCAAGCAGCGCGTCCTCGACACCGCCGGCCGGGTGGCCAAGTTCCAGCAGAAGTACGCCAAGGCGAAGGCCAACAAGGCCAAGTAG
- the rho gene encoding transcription termination factor Rho, with amino-acid sequence MSDTTDVTSDVSNVADDTTAAPARRRRSGTGLSAMLLPELQSLAASLGISGTARMRKSELITAITERQAGGGAPRPRAEVAAATAPPREEVRAEVRPEAERRGDGGSERRDGGDGEQLAIVDEPARERSTRRGRRSAAESRTDETATAPTESGERVERGGDGRDNRGERDNRDGRDGRGERDNRGERAERGGDGRGGRDRNDRGDRNDRGDRGERNQRDNNDDDDNDGGGRRSRRSRFRDRRRRGDRGDGDGGGGREPQVTEDDVLVPVAGILDVLDNYAFVRTTGYLSGPNDVYVSMSQVKKHGLRRGDAVTGAVRATREGEQRRDKYNPLVRLDTINGMEPEEARRRPEFYKLTPLYPQDRLRLETEPHILTTRVIDLVMPIGKGQRALIVSPPKAGKTMVLQAIANAITHNNPECHLMVVLVDERPEEVTDMQRSVKGEVVAATFDRPPQDHTTVAELAIERAKRLVELGHDVVVLLDSVTRLGRSYNLAAPASGRIMSGGIDSTALYPPKRFLGAARNIENGGSLTILATALVETGSMMDTVIFEEFKGTGNAELKLDRKIADKRVFPSIDIHPSGTRKEEILLAPEELAITHKLRKVLHSLDSQAALDLLLDRLKQSRTNIEFLMQIAKSTPGE; translated from the coding sequence TTGAGCGACACCACCGACGTGACGTCGGATGTCTCCAACGTCGCTGACGACACCACCGCTGCTCCTGCCCGCCGTCGGCGGTCCGGCACCGGGCTGTCCGCGATGCTGCTGCCGGAGTTGCAGAGCCTCGCCGCGTCGCTCGGCATCTCCGGCACCGCCCGGATGCGCAAGAGTGAGCTGATCACCGCGATCACCGAGCGCCAGGCCGGCGGGGGTGCCCCACGGCCGCGCGCCGAGGTCGCGGCGGCGACCGCACCCCCTCGGGAGGAGGTCCGCGCCGAGGTCCGTCCTGAGGCCGAGCGGCGCGGCGACGGCGGGTCCGAGCGGCGCGACGGCGGCGACGGCGAGCAGCTCGCCATCGTCGACGAGCCGGCTCGCGAGCGCAGCACCCGCCGGGGCCGTCGATCGGCAGCCGAGTCGCGTACCGACGAGACCGCGACCGCGCCGACCGAGTCGGGCGAGCGGGTCGAGCGGGGCGGTGACGGCCGGGACAACCGTGGCGAGCGGGACAACCGTGACGGCCGGGATGGCCGTGGCGAGCGGGACAACCGTGGCGAGCGGGCCGAGCGGGGCGGTGACGGCCGTGGTGGTCGCGACCGTAACGACCGGGGTGACCGTAACGACCGGGGTGACCGTGGCGAGCGGAACCAGCGGGACAACAACGACGACGACGACAACGATGGCGGCGGTCGGCGCAGCCGACGCAGCCGGTTCCGCGACCGTCGGCGGCGGGGGGACCGCGGTGACGGCGACGGTGGCGGCGGCCGGGAGCCGCAGGTGACCGAGGACGACGTACTCGTCCCGGTCGCCGGCATCCTCGACGTGCTGGACAACTACGCGTTCGTGCGTACCACCGGCTACCTCTCCGGGCCCAACGACGTCTACGTCTCCATGTCGCAGGTCAAGAAGCACGGTCTGCGGCGTGGTGACGCGGTCACCGGTGCGGTGCGGGCCACCCGCGAGGGCGAGCAGCGCCGTGACAAGTACAACCCGCTGGTCCGGCTGGACACCATCAACGGCATGGAGCCGGAGGAGGCCCGGCGGCGGCCCGAGTTCTACAAGCTCACCCCGCTGTACCCGCAGGACCGGCTGCGGCTGGAGACCGAGCCGCACATCCTCACCACCCGGGTCATCGACCTGGTGATGCCGATCGGCAAAGGCCAGCGGGCGCTGATCGTCTCCCCGCCCAAGGCGGGCAAGACGATGGTGCTGCAGGCGATCGCCAACGCCATCACGCACAACAACCCCGAGTGCCACCTGATGGTGGTGCTGGTCGACGAGCGTCCGGAAGAGGTCACCGACATGCAGCGGTCGGTGAAGGGCGAGGTCGTCGCGGCCACGTTCGACCGGCCGCCGCAGGACCACACCACGGTCGCCGAGCTGGCCATCGAACGGGCCAAGCGGCTGGTCGAGCTGGGCCACGACGTCGTCGTGCTGCTCGACTCGGTGACCCGGCTGGGCCGCTCGTACAACCTGGCCGCGCCGGCCAGCGGGCGGATCATGTCCGGCGGTATCGACTCGACGGCGCTGTACCCGCCGAAGCGGTTCCTCGGCGCGGCCCGCAACATCGAGAACGGCGGTTCGTTGACCATCCTCGCCACCGCACTGGTGGAGACCGGATCCATGATGGACACGGTGATCTTCGAGGAGTTCAAGGGGACCGGCAACGCCGAGCTCAAGCTGGACCGCAAGATCGCCGACAAGCGGGTGTTCCCGTCGATCGACATCCACCCGTCCGGCACCCGTAAGGAGGAGATCCTGCTCGCGCCGGAGGAGCTGGCGATCACCCACAAGCTGCGCAAGGTGCTTCACTCGCTGGACTCCCAGGCGGCACTGGACCTGCTGCTGGACCGGCTCAAGCAGAGCCGGACCAACATCGAGTTCCTGATGCAGATCGCGAAGTCGACGCCGGGGGAGTGA
- the thrB gene encoding homoserine kinase — MGISFVPGPVTVRVPATSANLGPGFDALGLALGHHDEVTARVVPVGCQVEISGEGAGELPLDDGHLVVRAMHATFDELGGRPAGLALSCVNRIPQARGLGSSSAAIVAGVQLARGLTVGGTQLLDTAAALRVAARLEGHPDNVAPCLLGGFTIAWTEASGSRAVSVPAHPAVSPTVYVPSNRGLTEAARAALPAQVPHADAAFTAGRAALLSHAITADPALLLAATEDRLHQDYRGPSMPASAELVRRLRATGVAAVISGAGPSVLALTKVPADFCPGMDWQTHLFPVDVAGARIEGAIVGHAERDPVAAGRKS, encoded by the coding sequence ATGGGTATCAGCTTCGTTCCCGGGCCGGTGACCGTGCGGGTCCCGGCCACCAGCGCCAACCTCGGCCCCGGGTTCGACGCGCTCGGGTTGGCGCTCGGTCACCACGATGAGGTGACCGCCCGGGTGGTGCCCGTCGGTTGCCAGGTCGAGATCTCCGGCGAAGGCGCCGGTGAGTTGCCGCTCGACGACGGCCATCTCGTCGTCCGCGCCATGCACGCCACCTTCGACGAGCTCGGCGGCCGGCCGGCTGGCCTGGCGCTGAGCTGCGTGAACCGCATCCCCCAGGCACGCGGCCTGGGTTCGTCGTCGGCGGCGATCGTGGCTGGCGTGCAACTGGCCCGAGGGCTCACCGTCGGCGGGACGCAGCTGCTGGACACCGCCGCCGCGCTGCGGGTCGCCGCCCGGCTGGAGGGCCACCCGGACAACGTGGCACCCTGCCTGCTCGGCGGGTTCACCATCGCCTGGACCGAGGCGTCCGGGTCGCGCGCGGTGTCGGTGCCAGCGCATCCGGCGGTGTCGCCGACCGTCTACGTACCCAGTAACCGGGGTCTGACCGAAGCGGCGCGGGCGGCGCTGCCCGCCCAGGTCCCGCACGCGGACGCCGCGTTCACCGCCGGCCGGGCCGCACTGTTGAGCCACGCGATCACCGCCGATCCGGCGCTGTTGCTGGCCGCGACCGAGGACCGGTTGCACCAGGACTACCGGGGTCCATCGATGCCGGCCAGTGCGGAACTGGTCCGCCGACTGCGGGCGACCGGTGTGGCTGCGGTGATCAGTGGGGCAGGGCCGAGCGTCCTGGCGTTGACCAAAGTCCCGGCGGACTTCTGTCCGGGAATGGACTGGCAGACTCACTTGTTTCCGGTAGACGTTGCCGGAGCGCGGATCGAAGGCGCTATAGTAGGACACGCCGAGCGGGACCCTGTTGCCGCAGGTCGGAAGAGTTGA
- a CDS encoding SPFH domain-containing protein, which produces MERAVFRMSGFVAVSGLAVPGLLGLAVVAPGINSVADVDVWMAVAAAVYAAVVALAATGFTVVDPNEAQVVQFFGRYLGSIRVAGLHWTWPLTARRKVTLRVRNFETDRLKVADADGNPVEIAAVVVWRVVDSASAVFAVDDHVEYVAVQAEAAVRHLATSYPYEAHDAERASLRDSTVVAAELTEELRERVELAGVEVLESRVTHLAYAPEIAHAMLARQQAAAVVAARFRIVEGAVGMVSNALERLADEHVVDLDEERKAQMVANLLVVLCGDRAVQPVVNTGSLYS; this is translated from the coding sequence ATGGAACGAGCCGTGTTCCGGATGTCCGGATTCGTAGCGGTCAGCGGCCTGGCGGTGCCAGGTCTGCTCGGCCTGGCGGTGGTGGCGCCCGGCATCAATTCGGTGGCCGACGTGGACGTGTGGATGGCCGTCGCTGCCGCGGTCTACGCCGCGGTCGTCGCGCTGGCCGCCACCGGGTTCACCGTGGTCGACCCCAACGAGGCGCAGGTGGTGCAGTTCTTTGGCCGCTACCTCGGCTCGATCCGGGTCGCCGGCCTGCACTGGACCTGGCCGCTGACCGCCCGGCGCAAGGTCACCCTGCGGGTGCGCAACTTCGAGACCGACCGGCTCAAGGTCGCCGACGCCGACGGCAACCCGGTCGAGATCGCCGCCGTCGTGGTGTGGCGGGTGGTCGACTCGGCGAGCGCCGTCTTCGCCGTCGACGACCACGTCGAGTACGTGGCCGTCCAGGCCGAAGCCGCCGTCCGGCACCTGGCCACCAGCTACCCGTACGAGGCGCACGACGCTGAGCGGGCCAGCCTGCGGGACAGTACGGTGGTCGCCGCCGAGCTGACCGAGGAGTTGCGGGAGCGGGTCGAGCTGGCCGGCGTCGAGGTGCTGGAGTCCCGGGTCACCCACCTTGCGTACGCTCCCGAGATCGCCCACGCGATGCTCGCCCGGCAGCAGGCCGCCGCCGTCGTCGCGGCCCGGTTCCGGATCGTCGAGGGCGCCGTCGGTATGGTCTCCAACGCGTTGGAACGGTTGGCCGACGAGCACGTGGTCGACCTCGATGAGGAACGCAAGGCCCAGATGGTCGCCAACCTGCTGGTGGTGCTCTGCGGCGACCGGGCGGTGCAGCCGGTGGTGAACACCGGTTCTCTCTACAGCTGA
- a CDS encoding MFS transporter: protein MSSPLAVLTGNRDFRRLLLAELVVFGADWFVMVPLVVLLPELTGSGVWGALVLAVDTGIHALMLPFTGTLADRFDRRRILIAANLAAVVAVLLLLAVRTPGTAWLALFAIASLAVAKSCYSPAAQAALPNVVSAAELPAANVFAGSAWGTMAIVGASLGGLLSAALGPYACFWIAAAALLLAAVVTMSIRRPMQAPRDVTLPAPRTLTAIREALAYIGGRPQVLALVTAKSAVGLGNGVLTLFPLLAGVYGVGAIGTGLLFAVRGAGAVIGPLLTRPVLNRRSWLLTGLAASMSVYGLSYASISLVTWFPLVLALVFLAHLGGGSNWVLSNYALQAVVPDRLRGRVFATDLMLATLSISVSQLIVASVIDTLDTRIILATCGLVTVTYAIGWRLATRRLGSVVAASR, encoded by the coding sequence GTGTCCTCACCGTTAGCGGTCCTTACCGGCAACCGGGATTTCCGCCGGCTGCTCCTCGCCGAGTTGGTCGTCTTCGGGGCGGACTGGTTCGTCATGGTGCCGCTGGTGGTGCTGCTGCCGGAGTTGACCGGCAGCGGCGTCTGGGGCGCTCTGGTGCTCGCCGTGGACACCGGCATCCACGCCCTGATGCTGCCGTTCACCGGTACGCTCGCCGACCGCTTCGACCGCCGTCGGATCCTGATCGCCGCGAACCTGGCCGCCGTCGTCGCGGTGCTGTTGCTGCTGGCCGTACGCACCCCGGGCACCGCCTGGCTGGCGTTGTTCGCCATCGCGTCGCTCGCGGTGGCCAAGTCCTGCTATTCGCCGGCCGCGCAGGCCGCGCTGCCGAACGTGGTCTCAGCGGCGGAGTTGCCCGCCGCCAACGTGTTCGCCGGCTCCGCGTGGGGCACGATGGCGATCGTCGGCGCGTCGCTCGGCGGGCTGCTCAGCGCGGCCCTGGGCCCGTACGCGTGCTTCTGGATCGCCGCCGCGGCGCTGCTGCTCGCGGCGGTGGTCACCATGTCGATCCGCCGGCCGATGCAGGCCCCGCGCGACGTCACGCTGCCGGCACCCCGGACGTTGACCGCGATCCGCGAGGCGCTGGCCTACATCGGTGGCCGTCCGCAGGTGCTCGCCCTGGTGACGGCGAAGAGCGCGGTCGGCCTCGGCAACGGCGTACTCACGCTGTTTCCGCTGCTGGCCGGGGTGTACGGGGTCGGCGCGATCGGCACCGGCCTGCTGTTCGCCGTGCGGGGCGCCGGGGCGGTGATCGGGCCGTTGCTGACCCGCCCGGTGCTGAACCGACGGTCCTGGCTGCTGACCGGGTTGGCCGCGTCGATGTCGGTGTACGGGCTGTCCTACGCCAGCATCTCGCTGGTCACCTGGTTCCCGCTGGTGCTCGCCCTGGTCTTCCTGGCTCACCTGGGCGGTGGCAGCAACTGGGTGCTGTCCAACTACGCCCTGCAGGCGGTGGTGCCGGACCGGCTGCGCGGCCGGGTCTTCGCCACCGATCTGATGCTCGCCACCTTGTCGATCTCGGTGAGTCAGTTGATCGTGGCCAGTGTGATCGACACTCTGGACACCCGGATCATCCTGGCGACGTGCGGGCTGGTGACCGTCACCTATGCGATCGGCTGGCGGTTGGCGACCCGCCGGCTGGGATCGGTGGTTGCGGCCAGCCGCTAG
- a CDS encoding efflux RND transporter permease subunit, whose amino-acid sequence MSLLARLSLANRGLVALVAVVITIFGAVTIPTLKQQLLPSLEFPAAFVSAGFPGAAPEIVEAQVTEPIENAISAVADVESISSTSSEGFATIQVEFAFGTDLDSAVNDLETSLNRISGQLPDDVDPAVFAGSTDDLPAVVLAATSGSGGQQALAQRLSETVVPELEGMDGVRAVDVTGGSEQVVSITPDYPALTAAGYDPSAIASALQANGVTIPAGAITDVGQTLTVQVGSRIESIDELGAIYLTAAGRTPVRLDEVAEISEQTTPATSITRTNGSDSLGIAVTAGPDGDAVGISHEIRDRLAELGEAADTELVVVFDQAPFVERSIEALTTEGLLGLVMAVLVILVFLLSIRSTVVTAVSIPLSVLIALIALWVGDYSLNLLTLGALTISVGRVVDDSIVVLENIKRHLEYGEDRRTAILTGVREVAGAVTSSTLATVAVFAPIAIVGGFVGQLFAPFAITVTVALLASLLVSLTIIPVLAYWFLKPAAAGTDVEQVRQEAEAKELRSPLQRGYLPVIRFATTRRWATVGIGLAVLLGTFALSTRLETNFIDDAGQDTLSMQQELPVGTSLAAVDRAVRQVERELARTDGIESYQVSIGSSANPFAGGGGGATSASYSITLAEGTDNLAVQQRLRDAFDGRDSLGEITVGAAGGGPGGASTNQLQVVVQANDPDDLATATERVRSAMEQTPDVADVTTTLAADATRIEVRVDREAAAEYGLTEAAVGRLVAQAFRGSPLGQLTIDGERMNVQLSPTARPTSVEELQALPVGSVTLAEIGEIVEVSGPVQINRVDGERSATVTGTATGSNVGQTSAELSQRLDDLRLPAGATYTIGGVSADQAEAFADLGLALLAAIAIVFVIMVATFRSLIQPLILLVSVPFAATGAIGLLVVTGTPMGVPALIGALMLVGIVVTNAIVLMDLINQYREQGMSVSQAVVEGGRRRLRPILMTAIATICALTPMALGLTGVAGFIGQPLAIVVIGGLFSSTLLTLVLVPTLYTMVEGTKERLRQRRAARRSAGAAGDGAAAPDGPSGTGTGTDVARGAGGDAADGRNGSDSAGRTSPVAAPPARPSAALVDGTDQFEVLKLPKSRTSPLPPTDPPTEK is encoded by the coding sequence ATGTCGTTGCTCGCCAGACTCAGCCTCGCCAACCGGGGGCTCGTGGCGCTCGTCGCGGTCGTGATCACGATCTTCGGCGCCGTCACCATCCCGACGCTCAAACAGCAGCTTCTGCCTTCGTTGGAGTTCCCGGCCGCGTTCGTCAGCGCCGGCTTCCCCGGTGCCGCACCGGAGATCGTCGAAGCGCAGGTCACCGAGCCGATCGAGAACGCGATCTCGGCGGTGGCGGACGTGGAGAGCATCTCCTCCACTTCCAGCGAAGGGTTCGCCACCATCCAGGTCGAGTTCGCGTTCGGCACCGACCTCGACAGTGCCGTCAACGACCTGGAGACATCCCTCAACCGGATCAGCGGGCAACTGCCCGACGACGTCGACCCGGCCGTCTTCGCCGGCAGCACCGACGACCTTCCGGCGGTGGTGCTCGCCGCCACCTCCGGCTCCGGCGGGCAGCAGGCGCTCGCCCAGCGGCTCAGCGAAACCGTGGTGCCCGAACTGGAGGGGATGGACGGGGTCCGTGCGGTGGACGTCACCGGCGGCAGCGAGCAGGTGGTGAGCATCACCCCGGACTACCCGGCGCTCACCGCCGCCGGCTACGACCCGTCCGCGATCGCCAGCGCGCTGCAGGCCAACGGGGTCACCATCCCGGCCGGTGCGATCACCGACGTCGGTCAGACGCTGACCGTCCAGGTCGGCAGCCGGATCGAGTCCATCGACGAACTCGGCGCGATCTACCTGACCGCCGCCGGCCGGACGCCGGTACGGCTCGACGAGGTTGCCGAGATCAGCGAACAGACCACCCCGGCGACGTCGATCACCCGTACCAACGGGTCCGACAGCCTGGGCATCGCGGTCACCGCCGGCCCGGACGGCGACGCGGTCGGCATCTCGCACGAGATCCGTGACCGGCTGGCCGAGCTCGGCGAGGCGGCCGACACCGAGCTGGTCGTGGTCTTCGACCAGGCACCGTTCGTGGAGCGCTCGATCGAGGCGCTGACCACCGAAGGTCTGCTCGGCCTGGTGATGGCGGTCCTGGTCATCCTGGTCTTCCTGCTGTCGATCCGATCCACCGTGGTCACCGCGGTCTCCATCCCGCTGTCGGTGCTGATCGCGCTGATCGCCCTGTGGGTCGGCGACTACTCGCTCAACCTGCTCACCCTCGGCGCGCTGACCATCTCGGTCGGCCGGGTGGTGGACGACTCGATCGTGGTGCTGGAGAACATCAAACGACATCTGGAGTACGGCGAGGACCGGCGTACCGCGATCCTCACCGGGGTCCGGGAGGTGGCCGGCGCGGTCACCTCGTCGACCCTGGCGACCGTCGCCGTCTTCGCCCCGATCGCCATCGTCGGTGGTTTCGTCGGCCAGCTGTTCGCGCCGTTCGCCATCACGGTGACCGTCGCGCTGCTCGCCTCCCTGCTGGTCTCGCTGACCATCATCCCGGTGCTCGCCTACTGGTTCCTCAAGCCGGCCGCCGCCGGCACCGACGTGGAACAGGTACGGCAGGAGGCCGAAGCCAAGGAGCTGCGCAGCCCGTTGCAGCGCGGCTACCTGCCGGTGATCCGGTTCGCCACCACCCGGCGGTGGGCCACCGTCGGCATCGGGCTGGCGGTGCTGCTCGGCACGTTCGCGCTGAGCACCCGGCTGGAGACCAACTTCATCGACGACGCCGGCCAGGACACCCTGAGCATGCAGCAGGAGCTGCCGGTGGGCACCAGCCTGGCGGCGGTCGACCGGGCCGTCCGCCAGGTCGAGCGGGAGCTGGCCCGGACCGACGGGATCGAGTCCTACCAGGTGTCGATCGGCAGCAGCGCCAACCCGTTCGCGGGCGGTGGCGGTGGCGCTACCAGCGCGAGCTACTCGATCACCTTGGCGGAGGGGACCGACAACCTCGCCGTACAGCAGCGGTTGCGCGACGCGTTCGACGGCCGCGACTCCCTCGGCGAGATCACCGTCGGGGCCGCCGGTGGCGGCCCGGGCGGTGCCAGCACCAACCAGCTGCAGGTCGTGGTCCAGGCCAACGACCCGGATGACCTGGCGACGGCGACCGAGCGGGTGCGTTCGGCGATGGAGCAGACCCCGGACGTCGCCGACGTGACCACCACGCTGGCGGCCGACGCCACCCGGATCGAGGTGCGCGTCGACCGTGAGGCCGCCGCCGAATACGGGCTCACCGAGGCCGCCGTCGGCCGGCTCGTCGCGCAGGCCTTCCGGGGCAGCCCGCTGGGCCAGCTCACCATCGACGGTGAGCGGATGAACGTGCAGCTCAGCCCGACCGCCCGGCCGACCTCCGTCGAGGAACTGCAGGCGTTGCCGGTCGGGTCGGTGACGCTGGCCGAGATCGGTGAGATCGTCGAGGTCAGCGGGCCGGTGCAGATCAACCGGGTGGACGGTGAGCGCAGCGCCACCGTGACCGGCACCGCGACCGGCTCGAACGTCGGGCAGACCAGCGCCGAGCTGTCACAGCGACTGGACGACCTGCGCCTGCCGGCCGGTGCGACGTACACCATCGGCGGTGTCAGCGCCGATCAGGCGGAGGCGTTCGCCGACCTCGGGCTGGCCCTGCTCGCCGCGATCGCCATCGTCTTCGTGATCATGGTGGCGACGTTCCGCAGCCTGATCCAACCGCTGATCCTGCTGGTGTCGGTGCCGTTCGCGGCGACCGGCGCGATCGGTCTGCTGGTCGTCACCGGTACGCCGATGGGTGTGCCGGCGCTGATCGGCGCGTTGATGCTGGTCGGCATCGTGGTGACCAACGCGATCGTGCTGATGGATCTGATCAACCAGTACCGCGAGCAGGGGATGAGCGTGTCCCAGGCGGTGGTGGAGGGTGGCCGGCGCCGGCTGCGGCCGATCCTGATGACCGCGATCGCCACCATCTGCGCGCTGACGCCGATGGCGCTCGGCCTGACCGGGGTGGCCGGCTTCATCGGTCAGCCGTTGGCGATCGTGGTGATCGGTGGCCTGTTCAGCTCGACGCTGCTCACCCTGGTCCTGGTGCCGACGCTCTACACCATGGTCGAGGGCACCAAGGAGCGGCTGCGGCAGCGCCGGGCCGCCCGCCGGTCGGCCGGCGCCGCAGGTGACGGCGCCGCGGCACCGGACGGGCCGTCGGGCACCGGCACCGGCACCGATGTCGCACGAGGCGCCGGCGGCGACGCGGCGGATGGCCGCAACGGCTCCGACTCCGCCGGCCGTACGTCGCCGGTGGCCGCGCCGCCGGCCCGCCCGTCGGCGGCGCTGGTCGACGGCACCGACCAGTTCGAGGTGCTGAAACTGCCGAAGAGCCGCACCTCGCCGCTGCCGCCGACGGATCCGCCGACGGAGAAGTGA
- a CDS encoding MarR family winged helix-turn-helix transcriptional regulator, whose amino-acid sequence MAQRDELIDQIMATHRRLQLLFASDRSDPLFDSQLTVPQLKILLLLYLHGSASGQELSQVLGVRMATVTGIVDRLAAHRLVGRREDPRDRRVRRIELTDDGRQLMDRIVTAGTDRQARLLARLDTDELRTVAVAARLLVDAAEADLTEAGTAQTGTAQTGPGGTRPTPSSGQVEGAGRE is encoded by the coding sequence GTGGCCCAGCGGGACGAACTGATCGACCAGATCATGGCGACCCATCGCCGGCTGCAGCTCCTGTTCGCCTCCGACCGCTCCGACCCGCTGTTCGACTCGCAGCTCACCGTGCCGCAGCTGAAGATACTGCTCCTGCTCTACCTGCACGGCAGCGCCTCCGGGCAGGAGCTGAGCCAGGTGCTCGGGGTACGGATGGCCACCGTCACCGGGATCGTGGACCGGCTCGCGGCCCACCGGCTGGTCGGCCGCCGGGAAGATCCCCGGGACCGGCGGGTCCGCCGGATCGAGTTGACCGACGACGGGCGGCAGCTGATGGACCGGATCGTCACCGCCGGCACCGACCGGCAGGCCCGGCTGCTGGCCCGGCTGGACACCGACGAGTTGCGTACCGTCGCCGTCGCGGCCCGGCTACTGGTCGACGCCGCGGAAGCCGACCTGACGGAAGCCGGCACAGCTCAGACCGGCACGGCTCAGACCGGGCCGGGCGGCACCCGACCGACGCCGTCGTCAGGCCAGGTCGAGGGCGCGGGCCGCGAGTAG